One Setaria italica strain Yugu1 chromosome I, Setaria_italica_v2.0, whole genome shotgun sequence DNA window includes the following coding sequences:
- the LOC101765439 gene encoding protein LOW PSII ACCUMULATION 3, chloroplastic isoform X2, whose amino-acid sequence MAAPAPTALCARHFRLPRVPFSFPSPPRLPATSSRLRPRRLAVSPRAEAGTGTGMGDVEALRAGVSVYKPRSYDVLVSDAARSLACAIDDGKTRLEIEFPARRSSFCCVAVPVPALSSHHRSFPCWFTPCSWVALLLNFDDVKASAKQHLFLQGILR is encoded by the exons ATGGCCGCCCCGGCGCCCACGGCTCTCTGCGCCCGGCACTTCCGCCTGCCGCGCGTGCCCTTCTCCTTTCCCTCTCCGCCCCGACtgccggccacctcctcgcggctccggccccgccgcctggcCGTCTCCCCACGCGCTGAGGCGGGGACGGGGACCGGCATGGGGGACGTGGAGGCGCTCAGGGCCGGGGTGTCCGTGTACAAGCCGCGCTCCTACGACGTGCTCGTCTCCGACGCCGCGCGCTCCCTCGCCTGCGCCATCGACGACGGCAAGACCCGCCTCGAGATCGAGTTCCCAGCTCGCCGCTCTTCGTTTTGCTGCGTCGCTGTCCCCGTGCCCGCATTATCTTCTCATCATCGCTCGTTTCCTTGCTGGTTCACGCCTTGTTCGTGGGTGGCTCTGCTTCTGAATTTTGACGATGTCAAGGCCTCTGCCAAGCAGCATCTCTTCTTACAAG GGATCCTCAGATGA